In the Helianthus annuus cultivar XRQ/B chromosome 11, HanXRQr2.0-SUNRISE, whole genome shotgun sequence genome, one interval contains:
- the LOC110889164 gene encoding probable RNA 3'-terminal phosphate cyclase-like protein, which translates to MGKISYMKLKGSQNLRQRLLLATLSSTPILIEDIRADATWPGLLPHEVSFLRLLETVSDDCHVEINETGTKLKYKPGIVMGGRYLEHDCGLSRSIGYFLEPLIVLGLFGKKPLSIKLKGITNDPKDPSVDTFRSATLPLLKRFGVPSEGLELKIESRGVAPKGGGEVTLSVPIIHNSLKAVTWTDEGMVKRIRGISFSTRVSVQFENTMIHAARGIFNRLLPDVHIYTDHKAGAQAGNSPGYGISLVAETTSGCFVSVDTTISYTRGNDDMDIDERKELMPPEEVGEEIASLLLGEIEQGGVIDSTHQGLLFLLCALCPQDISKVRVGKLVPYGIQTLRNIRDFLGVKFVIKPEPATGTVMLKCIGCGLKNLSRKLS; encoded by the exons ATGGGTAAAATATCGTATATGAAGCTTAAAGGCAGCCAAAACCTAAGGCAAAGGTTACTTCTCGCAACTCTATCTTCAACTCCGATCTTAATCGAGGATATTCGAGCCGATGCCACGTGGCCTGGGCTTCTTCCTCACGAGGTTTCGTTTCTCCGTCTTCTCGAGACTGTTTCTGATGACTGTCATGTTGAAATCAACGAAACTG GGACGAAGTTGAAGTACAAGCCCGGGATAGTGATGGGTGGGAGATATCTAGAGCATGATTGCGGATTGAGTAGGTCAATCGGCTATTTTCTTGAACCGTTGATTGTGCTTGGTTTGTTCGGGAAGAAGCCTCTTTCCATTAAGCTCAAAG GTATCACAAATGATCCAAAAGACCCATCTGTCGATACATTCAGATCAGCCACTTTACCATTATTGAAGCGATTCGGAGTTCCGTCAGAAGGGTTGGAGTTAAAGATAGAAAGCCGTGGAGTTGCCCCTAAAGGCGGTGGAGAAGTTACACTTTCGGTTCCTATTATTCACAATAGTTTAAAG GCAGTCACATGGACCGATGAAGGTATGGTTAAACGGATCAGGGGTATCAGTTTCTCCACAAGAGTATCAGTTCAGTTTGAAAATACAATGATTCATGCCGCTAGAGGAATCTTTAACCGCTTGCTTCCAGATGTTCACATTTATACTGATCATAAAGCCGGTGCACAAGCTGGAAA CTCACCTGGTTATGGAATATCGTTGGTTGCTGAAACGACATCGGGCTGTTTCGTATCGGTGGATACCACAATTTCTTATACCCGAGGGAATGATGACATGGATATTGATGAAAGGAAAGAACTTATGCCTCCGGAGGAAGTTGGTGAGGAAATTGCATCTCTTCTACTTGGCGAGATTGAACAGGGCGGTGTTATAGATTCTACGCACCAG GGCTTGTTATTTCTTTTATGTGCATTATGCCCACAAGATATATCAAAGGTTCGCGTAGGAAAGCTTGTACCTTATGGGATTCAAACACTAAGAAATATCAGAGATTTTTTGGGTGTTAAATTTGTAATCAAGCCAGAGCCAGCAACGGGTACTGTCATGCTTAAATGCATTGGATGCGGGTTGAAAAATTTATCGCGAAAATTATCTTAG